One Natronomonas gomsonensis genomic window, ACCGGCGGTGTCTCCGCCCGAACGCTGCCGAATTCCGGTATCGTCACCTGGAACTCGCTGAGCAGCTCCAACAGCAGCGCCTCGAACTCCTCGTCGGCGCGGTCGACCTCGTCCACGAGGAGCACCTTCGAGGGGCCGCCGCCACGGAGCGCTCTCAACAGCGGCCGCTCGAGGAGGTACTCCTCGGAGAACACCGATCCTTCGTCGCCGGACTGGACCGCGAGCAGCTGTTTCGTGTAGTTCCACTCGTAGAGGGCGTTCTCGGCGGTCAACCCCTCGTAACACTGGAGCCGGACCAACTCCGTCCCGAAGCCCGATGCCAGCACCTTCGCCAGTTCGGTCTTGCCGGCGCCGGGTTCGCCCTCGACCAGCAGGGGCTTTCCCAGCCGAAACGCCAACAGGACGGTCGTCACGATGTCGTCGTCGGCCACGTACGCCTGTTCGTCGAACACCTCGCGCAGTCGCTCGGCGGAGACGTCGGCGAACGTCGTCGGCCGTCTCTCAGTCATTGGGTGTCATTGATGTGGTGAAGATGACCCCCGGCCCGCCGATGCCCACGGCTGCGGACCGGGGTCTGCCATCTCAGTCGGCGGCGGCGAGCGTGCCGACTCGCTCGCTCGTCTTCTCGAGTGCGCGCTTCGTGTACACCTCCAGCAGATGCTCGCGGAACTCGGCCGACGCCTGAAGG contains:
- a CDS encoding AAA family ATPase, whose amino-acid sequence is MTERRPTTFADVSAERLREVFDEQAYVADDDIVTTVLLAFRLGKPLLVEGEPGAGKTELAKVLASGFGTELVRLQCYEGLTAENALYEWNYTKQLLAVQSGDEGSVFSEEYLLERPLLRALRGGGPSKVLLVDEVDRADEEFEALLLELLSEFQVTIPEFGSVRAETPPVVIVTSNRTRALSDALKRRCLYLHVSPPSAQKERAILERRVPELDGAVAAELCRVTQRLREEPLRKPPGAAETIDWARAVAALRSDGGNGEEPLSASELRTTLGCLLKEVEDIERVDDEFLKVLLDAAGNAGEEAES